Proteins from one Clupea harengus chromosome 17, Ch_v2.0.2, whole genome shotgun sequence genomic window:
- the LOC116224451 gene encoding uncharacterized protein LOC116224451, with translation MDDLTTLTTTKACTVRLLKKLQDNIELARMKIKPSKSRSISIVKGKLSDQRFLIGDEPIPTVSEKPVKSLGRWYDASLDSSDPFVAQAAPILATGRKWTPLEATKQAKAALKHRDIVGRVQHGRSGLGAGASTPAWNKATPFQRRKLVVQEVRQQEEAARCAKAVSQAKQGQWMTWEGVEKRKISWQELWEMEAFKASFTIRAAYDVLPSPKNLSQWYGEDPTCSLCPTPATLKHILVGCKTGLTQGRYTWRHNQVLQCLAAVMESRRMSVNALPPPSRRPATTFVREGGGQATLTTTRPETGQLGGARDWKMLADLGQKLRFPAEIATSNLRPDLVLWSASLKQVYIVELTVPWESAVEEAYERKKLRYADLAGDAQQRGWKAKVCPVEVGCRGFVATSTSRLLREMGVRGKAHRQAVKDLSRAAEKGSQWLWIKRKDSAWAVG, from the exons ATGGACGACCTTACCACCCTCACCACGACCAAGGCTTGCACTGTACGGCTACTGAAAAAGCTGCAAGATAACATCGAGCTGGCTCGGATGAAGATCAAGCCGAGCAAGTCCAGAAGCATCTCCATCGTCAAGGGGAAGCTGTCAGACCAACGCTTTCTCATTGGCGATGAGCCTATTCCAACTGTCTCTGAGAAGCCTGTGAAGAGCCTTGGCCGATGGTATGATGCCTCCC TGGATTCGAGTGATCCATTTGTAGCCCAAGCTGCACCCATCCTGGCTACTGGGAGGAAGTGGACCCCACTGGAAGCAACCAAGCAGGCAAAGGCAGCACTCAAGCACAGGGACATCGTGGGCCGAGTGCAGCACGGGAGGAGTGGTCTTGGAGCCGGAGCCAGTACACCGGCCTGGAACAAGGCTACTCCGTTCCAGAGACGCAAGCTGGTGGTCCAGGAGGTACGTCAGCAAGAGGAGGCAGCAAGGTGTGCAAAAGCTGTTTCACAGGCAAAGCAGGGGCAGTGGATGACTTGggagggagtggagaagaggaagatctcCTGGCAGGAGCTGTGGGAGATGGAGGCATTTAAGGCTAGCTTCACCATCAGGGCCGCTTATGATGTACTGCCGTCTCCCAAGAATCTTAGCCAGTGGTACGGAGAAGACCCGACATGCTCCCTCTGCCCGACTCCAGCTACACTAAAGCACATCCTGGTGGGCTGCAAGACCGGCCTCACTCAAGGCCGGTACACCTGGCGGCACAACCAGGTGCTACAGTGTCTTGCGGCAGTGATGGAGAGTCGACGGATGAGCGTCAATGCCCTTCCTCCACCATCTCGTAGGCCGGCAACAACATTTGTCCGGGAGGGCGGGGGCCAAgccactctcaccaccacaaGACCAGAAACTGGACAGCTAGGTGGGGCACGGGACTGGAAGATGCTGGCAGACCTAGGCCAGAAGCTCCGATTTCCAGCAGAAATAGCAACATCAAATCTGCGACCAGACCTTGTGCTTTGGTCGGCCTCACTCAAGCAGGTCTATATCGTCGAGCTCACGGTGCCCTGGGAGAGTGCGGTGGAAGAGGCTTACGAGCGCAAGAAGCTAAGGTATGCGGACCTTGCAGGAGACGCACAACAACGAGGCTGGAAAGCTAAGGTCTGCCCAGTTGAAGTAGGCTGCAGAGGATTTGTAGCCACCTCAACATCCAGGCTTCTTCGAGAGATGGGAGTGCGGGGGAAggcccacaggcaggcagtcaaagACCTTTCCAGGGCTGCTGAAAAGGGAAGTCAGTGGCTGTGGATAAAGAGGAAGGACTCCGCCTGGGCTGTCGGATGA